TGGAACAACTGGGCTTCCATGTGGTTGGTTACGGCTGCACGACCTGCATTGGCAACAGCGGCCCGCTGCCCGCCCGCGTTGCCGCGGCCATTGAGGCGGAAAAGCTGGTGGCGGTCAGCGTCTCCAGTGGCAACCGCAACTTCGAGGGGCGGATCAATCCCCTGGCGCGGGCCAACTATCTTGCTTCGCCGCCGCTGGTGGTGGCCTACGCGCTCGCCGGGAGAGTGGATATCGATCTCTATCACGAGCCGATTGGCTACAACGATGCCGGGGAAGCTGTCTACCTGCAGGACATCTGGCCGACACAGGAGCAGATCAACGAGGCCATCGCCACCGCGATCCGCCCGGAGATGTTCGCCCAGCAGTACGCCAACGTGTTCGACGGTGGCCCGCTGTGGCATGCTATCGACAGTGGTGATGCGCAGGTGTACACCTGGAATCCGGAGTCAACTTACATTCAGGAGCCGCCGTTCTTCCTGGATCTGCCGCTCCAGCCGGAGCCAATCCGGGCGATCAGCGGGGCGCGGGTGCTGGCCCTGCTGGGTGATTCGGTCACGACCGACCATATCTCGCCCGCCGGGTCGATCCCCAAAGATAGTCCCGCCGGGCAATACCTGATCGATCACGATGTGCCGCCGCAGTGGTTCAACTCCTATGGTTCGCGGCGTGGCAACGACCGGGTGATGACCCGTGGCACCTTTGCCAACATACGCCTGCGTAACCAGCTTGCGCCCGGCACCGAGGGCGGCTATACCACCTATCTGCCTACTGGCGAGGTGACGACGATCTATGAAGCAGCCATGCGTTACCGCGCCGCTGGGACGCCGCTGATTGTGCTGGCTGGCAAGGAATACGGCACCGGCTCCTCCCGTGACTGGGCGGCCAAGGGCACGCTGCTGCTGGGAGTTCGCGCCGTAATCGCGGAAAGCTTCGAGCGCATCCACCGTAGCAATCTGGTAGGCATGGGCGTGCTGCCGCTGCAATTTAAGGAAGGGCAAAACGCTCAGACGCTTCGCCTGACCGGGCGCGAGGTGCTAACGATCGACCTGGATGACGCGCTCCAGCCGCTGCAGGAGGTGACTGTCACGGCCACGCGGGAGGATGGCAGCTGCTTCAGCTTCCAGACCATCGCCCGCATCGATACACCGATCGAGATCGACTACTACCGCCATGGCGGCATCCTGCAGATGGTGCTGCGGGGTATGCTGCGGAGCGCGTGAACGGGAACTGCGCCGGGTATCAGGACGGGCGCATCCGTTCACGGGTGCGCCCGTTTCGGGTACTGGCGGCGGAGGCAACCCGGCGGCGGTTGCTGAGTCGTGGCAGACGCTATATAACGGGGTTCGGGCCGTCATGGGTGGGCGGCTTCCTTTGCAGCGGGGTGATCTATGCGCGTGTTGCTGATGACCAGCGGCCTGCCACTGCGGGGCGCTGAGCGGAACGTAGTCGATGTGCTGCCATACATCAAAGCGCAGGGTGTGGATATCCACCTGGGGACGCTCAATACCCGCCGCGATGGGCCGCTGGCGGAGGAGTTCGCCCGCACTGGCCTGCCGCGTCACGACCTTGGCGCGCGCCGCCTGCTGGATCGGGCCGCATGGAGCCGCTTTGTCGAGTTAATCCGGGTGCAGCAGTTCGATCTGATTCACGCCCAGGATCAGGACACGATCCTGTTTGCGGCGGCGGCGCACTGGCGGCTGGGCATCCCAACGGTGATGACTCGCCATGTCCTGGTGGAGTTGGCACCCAACCTCAAGAAGTGGATCCGGGCACGGGCGGTGCTGGTAGCGGCGCGCCATGGTTTCGACCGGATCGTGGCTGTGTCGGAAGCCGTGCGCCAGGACTTTGCCCGGCGGGCAAACGTGCCACTGGCGCGTATTGAGACGATCTACAACGGCCTGGACATGGAACCTTTCCTGGCGGAACGCGACCGGGCTGCGCTGCGGGTCGCCCTGGGCTGGGGTGATGCGCCGGTTGTCCTGCTGATCGCCGCCCTGCGGGAGCGTAAGGGGCACGATGTGCTCTTTCAGGCCATCCCGGCATTACGGGCGGCTGTCCCTGATGTGCAGATCAAACTGGTGGGCGATGGCAAGATGGCCGCGCAGATCAGAGCTGAGGCCGAGCCTTACCGCGATGTGGTCGAGTTTATGGGTGAACGTACCGACGTACCGGATTTGCTGGCCGCCTGCGATGCGGTTGTCCAGTCGTCGTGGAGTGAGGCCCTGCCGACCGTCCTGATCGAGGCGGGCGCCAGCGCGTGTCCCGTGGTGGCAACAGACGTGGGTGGCTCAGCGGAGATCGTGGTTGATGGCGAGACCGGCTATCTCGTCCCGGCTGGTGACGCGGCGCAGATCGCAGCCCGCCTGGCCCAGCTGCTGCACGATCGCGATCTGGCGGCGCGGCTGGGGGCACAGGCCCGTCAACGGGTGTTGGGCCTGTTTTCCCTGGAAGAGCAGGCCCGTCAGACAGCTGGGCTGTATGAGCGGGTGCTGGCGGGGCGGCGAGGTTAAGAGCGATCGGCGAGTACTTCACAAGTTTGGGAGAGGAGCCTAGATGCAATGCGCTTCTACATGGTTGAGGCTTCCGCCAAAGGTGGTCTGATCCACTATGCCTTCCATCTATGCCGTGCCATGCAGCGTCTAGGGGTGGATACGACGCTGGTTACTTCAACCAATTATGAACTGCGCGATCTCAAGCACGAGTTTCGTGTCGTTGAACTGTTGAAACTGTGGGATCCGCGGGGCAAGAAGGCAGGCAATCCGCTCGTGCGCAAACTGCGCCGGGGCTGGCGTGGCGTCCGCTACGTGCTGGAATGGCTGCGACTGGTGCACTTCCTGCAGCGCGAAAAACCGGACGTTGTGTTGTTTGGCGAGATGCGTTTCGGCTTCGAGAAATATTTTCTCAGAATGCTTAGGCGATCTGGCTTCTTGCTGGCTGATATTGTTCACGATGTACAGCCCTATGATACCAGCCGCGCCGCCGACCGGATCGTGGCCACCCGTGAGCAGCTCGCTGCATTCCAACGGATCTATGAGCAGTTTGACGCCCTTTTTGTCCACGATCAGAGCAACTATGTGCAGTTTCTGGAGTTGTACCGTATCGACCCGACCCGCGTACACCGCATCTTCCTCCCCACTAGCGAGTTGATGCTGGAAGTGGAACAGGCGCTGACACCCGATGAAATGCGGCAGCAGTTTGGTGTGGAACGAGGTCGGCCGGTTGTCCTGTTCTTTGGGACGATCACCAAGTACAAGGGCCTGGAGGATTTACTCCGCGCGTTCCCGGCAGTGCAGCAGCAAACCGGCGCGAAATTGATCGTTGCCGGTTTCCCGGCCAAAGATGTCGATCCGGAAGCCCTGTGCGCGCTGGCTGATGAACTGGGCATTGCCCCGCATACCGCCTGGTATCTGGACTACGTGCCTAACGAGTGGGTCGCCACGTTGATGAATATCAGCGATGTGGTGGTTTTGCCCTATCGGGCGATCACCCAGAGTGGGGTGTTACAGATCGCTTATGCCTGCAGCAAGCCGGTAGTGGCGACACGTGTTGGCGGTCTGCCCGACATCGTAGAAGAGGGCAGGAGCGGTCTACTGGTTGAGGCTGGCAATCCGCAGTCGTTGGCGCAAGCGATTGTTGAGGTGCTGTCGTCCCCGGAGAAGATCGAGGCTATGGGCGCTTACGCCCGGACGCTGGCCGAGCAGAAGTACTCCTGGCTGAAGCTGGCCGAAGAACTACGGGCGGTTTTCGAACAGGAGCTAACAGTGGGAGACAAGAGATAAGTGGACTGCTGCTCAGTCCCTTGTCTCCCGATCGTTTGTTCTTCCCCTTGTTGTCTTGCATCGCTCAGTGCCTCATGCTACATTTGGTTAGAAACCCGTTGGATTTGTCTTGGCAATGGGTTGAATCTTAAGGCGACCCTTCCCCGGAAAGAGGCGCTGCTCCATGGCCGAAAAAATTCTGGTGATTGATGATGAAGAGACCACGGTGCAGCTGATCGCGATCCTGCTGGAGCGGCGGGGTTACGAAGTCATCAGGGCCTACCGCGCCGAGGACGGTCTCCGCAAGGCCTACCGTACCCATCCCGACCTGGTGTTGCTGGATATCATGATGCCGGAAATGGATGGCTGGGAGGTCTGCCGCCGCCTGCGGGAACTCTCCGATGTGCCGATCATCTTCCTCACGGCGCGGGGCGAGATCCGCGATGTGGTCAAAGGGCTGGAGATGGGAGCGGACGACTATATCATCAAGCCCTACGACAATGAGGAGCTGGTCGCCCGCATCCGCGCCCACCTGCGGCGCACCCCCACCCCTGCCATTGCTGAGGAACTGGTTTTTGATGGCGGCAACTTCCGCATCAATTTTCTCAATCGCGAGGTGCGCGTGCGGGGCCGCCCGGTTCATCTGACGCCCAAGGAGTTCAATCTGCTCGGCGTGTTGGTGCGCGAAGCCGGGCGGGTGATCACCCGGCAGGAACTGGTAACCCAGGCGTGGGGAGCCGAATACGCCGACGCTACCGATAGCCTGAAACTGTACATCCACTATCTGCGCCAGAAGATCGAACAGGACCCCGAACATCCCCAGTACATCCTGACCTCCCGCGGGATCGGGTATCGTTTTGCCAACCGTTAAGGAGCCTCTTGGCGTAGTATCTTCCGGCTGTGTCCCGTTGTCTCTAAGGGGCGCAGCCTTTTTGTTTCCAGACGGCCGGTCACCGGCTGAGGCGCACCTGTCAGCGTGCGCCAGGAGGGGCGACACATGCGGATCACGATCACGATCGAGGCCAGCGACGCTGAAGTAACAGCGCTGATCGCCAGGTTGCACGAACTATTTGGCGACCGGGTGACGGTCATGGTGGAAGGCGCGCCTCCCACCGCCGTAGAGGAGCCGGCGCCACTGCCAGACATCCCGCTCTCTCCGCCGCCAGTAGCGGTGATCCCGCCGCGCCCGCCGAGCCGCGGCCAGATCCTCCGTAACCCCGATCTGACCGGCGAGTCAGTGGTCTACGGCGAATGGCAGGTTGGCCCGGCGGAATGGAAACTGGTTGACCGTGTGGGTGTCTCCCGCCCCGGTGGGGAGACCCAGGCGGTGCGCTGTGAACCCAAGCGCCCGGAGAACAGCTTTGAGGGCTATGACCGCTATCTCAACCCCGCCTACGGCAACACGGCTGTGGAGATGGGCGGTTCCTGGCGCACGTTCGAGTGGGCTTTCCAGCAGAGCGATGTCGATCTCCGGGCCGGGTACACCTATGAACTGGCGGCTGTTTTCCACCCCCTGGTCAAA
This is a stretch of genomic DNA from Anaerolineae bacterium. It encodes these proteins:
- a CDS encoding glycosyltransferase family 4 protein, which gives rise to MRFYMVEASAKGGLIHYAFHLCRAMQRLGVDTTLVTSTNYELRDLKHEFRVVELLKLWDPRGKKAGNPLVRKLRRGWRGVRYVLEWLRLVHFLQREKPDVVLFGEMRFGFEKYFLRMLRRSGFLLADIVHDVQPYDTSRAADRIVATREQLAAFQRIYEQFDALFVHDQSNYVQFLELYRIDPTRVHRIFLPTSELMLEVEQALTPDEMRQQFGVERGRPVVLFFGTITKYKGLEDLLRAFPAVQQQTGAKLIVAGFPAKDVDPEALCALADELGIAPHTAWYLDYVPNEWVATLMNISDVVVLPYRAITQSGVLQIAYACSKPVVATRVGGLPDIVEEGRSGLLVEAGNPQSLAQAIVEVLSSPEKIEAMGAYARTLAEQKYSWLKLAEELRAVFEQELTVGDKR
- a CDS encoding glycosyltransferase family 4 protein; protein product: MRVLLMTSGLPLRGAERNVVDVLPYIKAQGVDIHLGTLNTRRDGPLAEEFARTGLPRHDLGARRLLDRAAWSRFVELIRVQQFDLIHAQDQDTILFAAAAHWRLGIPTVMTRHVLVELAPNLKKWIRARAVLVAARHGFDRIVAVSEAVRQDFARRANVPLARIETIYNGLDMEPFLAERDRAALRVALGWGDAPVVLLIAALRERKGHDVLFQAIPALRAAVPDVQIKLVGDGKMAAQIRAEAEPYRDVVEFMGERTDVPDLLAACDAVVQSSWSEALPTVLIEAGASACPVVATDVGGSAEIVVDGETGYLVPAGDAAQIAARLAQLLHDRDLAARLGAQARQRVLGLFSLEEQARQTAGLYERVLAGRRG
- a CDS encoding response regulator transcription factor; translation: MAEKILVIDDEETTVQLIAILLERRGYEVIRAYRAEDGLRKAYRTHPDLVLLDIMMPEMDGWEVCRRLRELSDVPIIFLTARGEIRDVVKGLEMGADDYIIKPYDNEELVARIRAHLRRTPTPAIAEELVFDGGNFRINFLNREVRVRGRPVHLTPKEFNLLGVLVREAGRVITRQELVTQAWGAEYADATDSLKLYIHYLRQKIEQDPEHPQYILTSRGIGYRFANR